A portion of the Lolium rigidum isolate FL_2022 chromosome 1, APGP_CSIRO_Lrig_0.1, whole genome shotgun sequence genome contains these proteins:
- the LOC124697412 gene encoding AT-hook motif nuclear-localized protein 10-like has product MEVRSEQGLMAGRDLFGLPKSQPAPAPAPAPAAPPSSAAMQSVRMAYTADGTPVFAPVSSAAAPPGYQPQPVAAAPRSNMPTAVAAGGNGVATLPGMGEPLGKKKRGRPRKYGPDAPMSLALVTVPTAPGSTVGPQDAQGASGPFSPTLPANFVPSASPPDGGKKRGRPKGSTNKKPRMSVAGPPGVGFTPHVITVQAGEDVSGKIMSFSQNGTRAVCVLSANGTISNVTLRQTGTSGGTVTYEGRFEILSLSGSIFVKDIGGQRTRTGGLSVSLAGPDGRLLGGGVAGLLIAASPIQIVIGSFDPEGKKQPKQQVHSEPVPLKIVPGTGMGGNIPSTGMGANSPPSRGTLSESSGGTTSPRHQGYASTNNNQPPILSSMSWK; this is encoded by the exons ATGGAGGTGAGGTCCGAGCAAGGGCTAATGGCGGGAAGGGATCTCTTCGGCTTGCCGAAGAGCCAaccagcgccggcgccggcgccggcaccggcaGCACCGCCATCTTCGGCTGCCATGCAGAGCGTGCGCATGGCGTACACCGCCGACGGCACCCCTGTTTTCGCCCCGGTGAGCTctgcggccgcgccgcccggttacCAACCGCAACCGGTTGCTGCGGCGCCCCGCTCTAACATgcccaccgccgtcgccgctggAGGCAATGGCGTGGCGACGCTGCCGGGCATGGGCGAACCATTGGGGAAGAAGAAGCGCGGGCGGCCGAGGAAGTACGGGCCCGACGCGCCCATGTCGCTCGCACTGGTGACTGTGCCGACGGCTCCTGGATCGACAGTTGGGCCACAGGATGCTCAGGGTGCTTCTGGGCCGTTCTCGCCCACCCTACCGGCGAACTTCGTGCCATCTGCGTCGCCGCCGGACGGAGGGAAGAAACGCGGCCGGCCTAAAGGATCTACCAACAAGAAGCCCCGCATGAGTGTTGCCG GGCCGCCAGGAGTTGGATTCACACCTCATGTTATTACAGTTCAAGCTGGAGAG GATGTGTCAGGAAAGATTATGTCATTTTCTCAGAATGGAACTCGTGCAGTTTGCGTTCTTTCAGCAAATGGCACCATATCAAATGTAACGCTTCGCCAAACTGGTACATCAGGTGGAACTGTAACATATGAG GGCCGATTTGAGATATTGTCACTCTCTGGGTCGATCTTTGTAAAGGACATTGGAGGCCAGCGTACCCGAACTGGAGGGCTCAGTGTATCATTGGCTGGTCCTGATGGTCGTCTCTTGGGTGGTGGGGTCGCAGGACTTCTCATAGCTGCTTCTCCAATCCAG ATAGTAATAGGAAGCTTTGATCCTGAGGGGAAAAAACAGCCAAAGCAGCAGGTTCATTCTGAACCCGTACCATTGAAGATCGTTCCGGGCACTGGGATGGGGGGCAACATTCCAAGCACTGGGATGGGGGCCAACAGCCCCCCGTCAAGAGGTACATTGAGCGAATCGTCAGGTGGCACCACGAGCCCGCGACATCAAGGCTATGCCTCTACCAACAATAACCAACCACCTATCTTGTCCAGCATGTCCTGGAAATGA